In a single window of the Neorhodopirellula lusitana genome:
- a CDS encoding GspE/PulE family protein, producing the protein MRRLGDILIDQHVLTTEQIDAAFTSKPRGVMLGDWLVNQSLLSNQQLGEALAEQFGVAYVDIDFSAVNPQVARLMPEDFARSRECGAIAVNHRTLTLAMVAPDDIETIAEVELMTGYHIRPVVALKDDVLALLNRVYDDRAFARQTIVDMKMAEMAEVGETDEEDEFAAANVGQEDAPVVKLVQAILSGAVTAGASDIHLEPYKPEMRVRYRVDGELQVAMTIPNHIEDPVISRIKVMGDMDTTENRRPQDGHLTVYENGKRVGFRVSGIPTVDGQKLVLRLLDEGGQTFDLAGIGMPSRDYETIRSILDKPHGMFVVTGPTGSGKSTTLYAALEHLNNDDRNIVTVEDPVEYRLPGINQVQSDNEFGMGFANALKYIMRQDPDVIMLGEIRDCETATTAVQAALTGHMVISTLHTNDAVGAVQRMADLGVDHFKIAGSLLGSVAQRLLRCVCESCKKEAPANRNLLEALDPEGSVPRDTRFFRGEGCKRCLGSGFAGRMPIFEIMPINSDITAAIEAGVPHSQLEEMALEAGMIPLRRAGLEAAMAGRTSLEEVYFKTSGDRRSSLADNKLGGRRDSDPGVVVESAAG; encoded by the coding sequence ATGAGACGACTCGGCGACATCCTAATTGATCAACACGTCCTGACGACGGAGCAGATCGATGCGGCGTTTACATCCAAGCCTCGCGGGGTGATGTTGGGTGATTGGTTGGTCAATCAATCGTTGTTGAGCAATCAGCAGCTTGGCGAAGCCTTGGCTGAACAGTTCGGTGTGGCATACGTCGACATCGATTTTTCGGCGGTGAACCCGCAGGTCGCGCGGCTCATGCCGGAAGACTTTGCACGTTCGCGTGAGTGCGGAGCGATCGCGGTCAACCATCGTACGCTGACGCTTGCGATGGTCGCGCCCGACGACATTGAGACAATTGCGGAAGTGGAGTTGATGACGGGCTATCACATTCGGCCTGTTGTTGCTCTTAAGGACGATGTGCTGGCGCTGTTGAATCGGGTTTACGATGACCGAGCGTTCGCGCGGCAAACGATTGTCGATATGAAGATGGCTGAAATGGCTGAGGTTGGCGAAACGGACGAAGAGGATGAGTTCGCCGCGGCCAACGTCGGACAAGAAGACGCGCCGGTGGTGAAACTGGTGCAGGCAATCTTGTCGGGTGCCGTGACGGCGGGCGCCAGTGATATTCACTTGGAACCTTACAAACCGGAAATGCGAGTTCGTTATCGGGTCGACGGTGAGCTTCAAGTCGCGATGACGATCCCCAATCACATTGAAGATCCGGTGATTAGCCGAATCAAGGTGATGGGCGATATGGACACCACGGAAAACCGCCGTCCTCAAGACGGGCACCTCACCGTTTACGAAAACGGCAAGCGGGTCGGTTTTCGCGTTAGCGGGATTCCGACAGTCGACGGACAAAAGCTCGTGTTGCGATTGCTGGATGAAGGCGGTCAGACCTTCGATTTGGCCGGTATCGGGATGCCGTCCCGTGACTACGAAACGATTCGAAGCATTCTGGATAAGCCGCACGGCATGTTTGTTGTGACGGGGCCAACGGGCAGCGGTAAAAGCACGACGTTGTACGCGGCTTTGGAACACCTCAACAACGACGATCGAAACATTGTGACGGTTGAGGATCCGGTTGAGTATCGTTTGCCCGGTATCAACCAAGTGCAAAGCGATAATGAATTCGGCATGGGTTTTGCCAATGCGTTGAAGTACATCATGCGGCAAGACCCGGACGTCATCATGCTGGGTGAGATCCGAGATTGCGAGACGGCGACAACTGCCGTTCAAGCCGCGCTGACCGGGCACATGGTGATCAGTACGTTGCACACGAATGATGCAGTCGGTGCGGTGCAGCGGATGGCTGACCTGGGCGTTGACCACTTTAAGATTGCCGGTTCTTTGTTGGGCAGTGTTGCTCAGCGATTGTTGCGTTGCGTTTGCGAAAGTTGCAAGAAAGAGGCACCGGCCAACCGGAACCTATTGGAAGCGTTGGACCCCGAAGGGTCGGTTCCGCGTGACACGCGATTCTTCCGTGGAGAAGGTTGCAAGCGATGTTTGGGTAGCGGTTTTGCAGGTCGGATGCCGATTTTCGAAATCATGCCAATCAACTCCGATATCACTGCAGCGATTGAGGCCGGCGTGCCTCACTCGCAGCTCGAAGAGATGGCATTGGAGGCTGGGATGATCCCGCTGCGACGTGCCGGACTGGAGGCTGCGATGGCCGGACGAACTTCGTTGGAAGAGGTGTACTTCAAGACTAGCGGAGATCGTCGTAGTAGTTTAGCGGATAACAAACTGGGCGGTCGCCGTGATTCAGACCCGGGTGTTGTCGTTGAGTCGGCGGCCGGATAA
- a CDS encoding response regulator — translation MSLAQQLRILLVEPESVLADLTSFRLELLGYDIKIVSEGAQAKDWLRHESIDLLIVDTKLPHGDGIEWLTELRLEYKANESFPVLMLSLDPSLESVRRAYLAGAQDYLITPFDPTVLEEKIQNLVGGMLVS, via the coding sequence ATGTCTCTAGCGCAGCAACTCCGCATCTTGCTTGTCGAACCAGAGTCGGTGTTGGCCGACCTCACATCGTTTCGTTTGGAGTTGCTTGGCTATGACATCAAGATCGTCAGCGAAGGTGCTCAAGCGAAAGACTGGCTTCGCCACGAGAGCATTGATTTGCTGATCGTGGACACCAAGCTTCCTCATGGCGACGGCATTGAATGGCTGACCGAGTTACGCCTGGAATACAAGGCGAACGAATCCTTTCCAGTATTGATGTTGTCGCTTGATCCCAGTCTAGAGTCGGTCCGGCGGGCCTATTTGGCTGGTGCCCAGGACTACTTGATCACGCCGTTCGATCCAACCGTGCTGGAAGAGAAGATTCAAAACCTTGTGGGTGGCATGCTTGTTTCTTAG
- a CDS encoding GGDEF domain-containing protein, producing the protein MVLDLQEMEHMLNRARASREEIKASHAEMQQLIVEDPLTGCRNRRAMGHQAQDLWTKHTESGEALSCLMFDVDHFKKFNDDHGHATGDEVLRRVGQALRSTFAGVGQVYRYGGEEFCVLLPGHDLAESRWIAERVRKTIEEIQIESNTSEEMLHVTASVGATDLKQQATSCDEMIAQADHCLYMAKRKGRNIVIAYDKEVANAHFRP; encoded by the coding sequence ATGGTTCTTGATCTGCAAGAGATGGAACACATGCTCAACCGGGCTCGTGCCAGCCGCGAAGAGATCAAGGCGAGCCATGCCGAAATGCAACAGCTGATCGTGGAAGATCCATTAACCGGATGCCGCAATCGCCGTGCGATGGGCCATCAAGCTCAAGACCTATGGACCAAACACACCGAATCCGGCGAGGCCCTCTCGTGCCTGATGTTTGACGTCGACCACTTCAAAAAATTCAACGACGACCACGGTCACGCGACCGGCGACGAAGTGCTGCGACGTGTAGGCCAAGCTCTACGATCTACGTTTGCTGGCGTGGGCCAAGTGTATCGCTACGGTGGTGAGGAATTTTGCGTCCTCCTTCCCGGTCACGACCTCGCCGAATCAAGATGGATTGCCGAGCGAGTCCGCAAAACGATCGAAGAGATTCAGATCGAATCCAACACCAGCGAAGAGATGCTGCATGTCACCGCCAGCGTGGGGGCAACTGACCTCAAACAACAAGCGACCTCTTGCGACGAGATGATCGCCCAAGCGGACCATTGCCTTTACATGGCGAAGCGAAAAGGACGTAACATCGTGATCGCTTACGATAAAGAAGTCGCCAACGCCCACTTCCGACCCTAA
- a CDS encoding DNRLRE domain-containing protein produces MKASDQSKLAEAIDRMIDGDLSADDARWLNQVLLNDEEARSLYLDLAGANAHLYLHWPQLEQQNIEPPPAVVHKKNPFWSRNAALVLAACASVLVIAGSYVFTGNSERDALTEESSAMVTRVSRTVATLTSCNDVQWGESTLPTTLNSPLEPGRLRLKQGQCTIYFESGAVVSLRGDVDFELTSKMVAKLHSGAALVTVPPSARGFEVSTPNIKAIDFGTEFLISFSQFDNTSQVQVLSGEVQVWHPASGKARGLSVGEAVRITPEHAFEKMEFTGSDEYFNRVEQEGLPRNTLRMSTAMGRGRDASVVQSNIPRLLDPAFVLVKNCRTDYRRKGYLAFDLEPIHDQEFKNARLILTLQDKNWSSTRLPYDVVYSVFGITDESLDDWSADDIQWENAPANIDDAAEFAPEQSIKLGSVRVLGAIDEGQVILDDPRLTEFLKADTNGVVTLGLVRDFPVSTPSYSTVNGFASRRHATQLPPTLEVELLLTEQTETQTEAVSDNGSDEASAAE; encoded by the coding sequence ATGAAAGCTTCTGATCAATCAAAACTCGCTGAAGCGATCGATCGGATGATCGATGGTGATCTATCCGCTGATGATGCCCGCTGGCTTAACCAGGTTTTGCTTAACGATGAAGAAGCACGGTCCTTGTATTTGGATTTGGCGGGGGCGAATGCGCACCTGTATCTCCATTGGCCGCAATTAGAGCAGCAGAATATTGAGCCACCGCCAGCGGTTGTTCACAAGAAGAATCCATTCTGGTCGCGAAATGCGGCTTTGGTTTTGGCTGCTTGTGCAAGCGTCTTGGTTATCGCCGGTTCGTATGTGTTCACCGGCAATTCGGAACGTGATGCGTTGACGGAGGAGTCGTCGGCGATGGTGACTCGTGTTTCGCGGACCGTTGCAACGCTTACTAGTTGCAACGACGTGCAGTGGGGCGAGTCCACGTTGCCCACCACTTTGAACAGTCCGTTGGAACCGGGGCGTTTACGTTTAAAGCAGGGGCAGTGCACGATTTACTTCGAGTCGGGTGCGGTGGTTTCACTTCGTGGTGACGTTGATTTTGAACTGACTAGCAAGATGGTTGCTAAGTTGCATTCAGGAGCTGCTTTAGTGACGGTCCCACCGTCGGCGCGAGGATTCGAAGTGAGCACGCCCAATATCAAGGCGATTGATTTTGGTACCGAGTTCTTGATCTCATTTAGCCAGTTCGACAACACGTCTCAGGTTCAGGTGCTCAGTGGTGAGGTGCAGGTGTGGCATCCAGCATCGGGCAAGGCGCGTGGTCTATCGGTTGGCGAAGCGGTTCGGATCACTCCCGAACATGCGTTTGAGAAAATGGAATTCACTGGCAGCGACGAATATTTCAATCGGGTGGAGCAGGAGGGGCTGCCTCGCAATACGCTGCGGATGTCGACTGCGATGGGACGCGGGCGGGACGCTTCGGTTGTCCAGAGCAACATACCGCGGTTGCTTGATCCCGCCTTCGTGCTGGTCAAGAACTGCCGGACGGACTATCGCCGCAAAGGTTATTTGGCCTTTGATTTGGAACCGATCCATGACCAAGAGTTCAAGAATGCACGGCTAATCTTGACGCTTCAAGATAAGAATTGGAGTTCGACTCGGCTGCCCTATGACGTTGTCTATAGCGTGTTTGGGATCACCGATGAGTCACTGGATGATTGGTCCGCGGATGACATTCAGTGGGAAAACGCGCCGGCGAACATTGACGATGCGGCTGAGTTCGCGCCTGAGCAATCGATCAAGCTGGGTTCGGTTCGAGTGCTCGGTGCCATCGACGAGGGGCAGGTGATCCTGGATGATCCTCGCTTAACTGAATTCCTGAAAGCCGACACCAATGGAGTCGTCACTTTAGGTTTGGTCCGAGATTTCCCGGTGTCCACTCCGTCGTACTCCACGGTAAACGGGTTTGCTAGCCGCCGGCACGCAACGCAGCTTCCGCCAACGCTGGAAGTCGAGCTCTTGTTAACGGAGCAGACCGAAACGCAGACCGAGGCAGTTAGCGATAACGGTTCTGATGAGGCGTCCGCGGCGGAGTGA
- a CDS encoding sigma-70 family RNA polymerase sigma factor, translating to MSSAIASSTNDSTESFIRLIGQHERMLSAFVMTMLPNLNDSDDILQETKIALWQSFGSFKPGTDFGAWARQAAMYRILDFRKRMAREKLRFGVSEECYIALAKQYEDNTDSRAETLGKLAGCLARLPDDQKKVIQMRYMEKLDIQQIADNCERTHSATYRLLSRIRLSLRKCMSYQVPSPAAS from the coding sequence ATCTCTTCTGCAATTGCTTCTTCAACAAATGACTCAACGGAAAGTTTCATTCGTCTGATTGGTCAACACGAGCGGATGCTCTCGGCGTTCGTAATGACCATGCTCCCGAATCTCAATGATTCCGACGATATCCTCCAGGAAACCAAGATCGCGCTCTGGCAGTCGTTCGGTTCCTTTAAGCCCGGAACCGATTTCGGCGCATGGGCTCGGCAGGCGGCGATGTATCGGATCCTTGATTTTCGCAAGCGAATGGCGAGGGAGAAACTACGATTTGGTGTATCGGAAGAGTGTTACATTGCATTGGCGAAGCAGTACGAAGACAATACCGATTCGCGAGCAGAAACCCTGGGTAAGTTGGCTGGTTGCTTGGCTCGCCTACCGGACGACCAAAAGAAGGTGATCCAGATGCGATATATGGAGAAGTTGGATATCCAGCAGATTGCGGATAACTGTGAGCGAACTCATTCAGCCACTTATCGTTTGTTAAGCCGAATTCGATTGTCACTTCGAAAGTGCATGAGCTACCAGGTTCCCAGCCCGGCGGCGTCCTAG